One window of the Aquila chrysaetos chrysaetos chromosome 8, bAquChr1.4, whole genome shotgun sequence genome contains the following:
- the LOC115345134 gene encoding uncharacterized protein LOC115345134, translated as MDAIHKLKILVMFLSLATFTVMVILNAGNATGILKGLFRTTPGNISDKYNTDFTPAGWTFLIWNVIYAWQLAWLLYALSGICRRNELGCVYIKPDLLPIPFYVAWILNNGLNVGWLFLWDREYLLPALVFLAALTFTTCASLFISHQALSIHSSWLVKGHKAELWLIRILVQNGLALYATWTTIATLLNFAIVLIYKWNVSNETATTASLSILALDLVIWFYLENSILDKYVRYNLTVYPVLIIALTGSACKNFSFSSLTTNSIFIVVLLAVTCLIFAVRLGLVTWRHCKRPLEAPETTAPSDTVA; from the exons ATGGATGCTATACACAAACTGAAGATTTTGGTGATGTTTCTGTCTCTGGCTACGTTCACGGTCATGGTGATACTGAATGCTGGAAATGCCACTGGGATACTCAAAG GTCTGTTCAGGACAACCCCTGGAAACATCTCAGACAAGTACAACACTGACTTCACACCAGCTGGCTGGACTTTCCTCATCTGGAATGTCATCTATGCCTGGCAGCTTGCCTGGCTTCTCTACGCCTTGTCAGGGATCTGCCGAAG GAATGAACTTGGATGTGTCTACATAAAGCCAGACTTGCTGCCAATACCTTTTTATGTGGCGTGGATTCTGAATAATGGCCTCAATGTTGGATGGCTGTTTCTGTGGGACCGAGA ATACCTCCTACCAGCCCTGGTGTTCCTGGCAGCTCTCACTTTTACCACGTGTGCCTCCCTCTTCATTTCACACCAGGCCTTGAGCATCCATTCCTCGTGGCTTGTGAAGGGTCACAAAGCTGAGCTCTGGCTCATCCGCATCCTC GTCCAGAATGGGCTGGCACTGTATGCAACATGGACCACCATTGCTACTCTGCTGAACTTCGCCATTGTGTTGATCTACAAGTGGAATGTGTCCAATGAGACAGCAACAACTGCTTCTCTAAGCATCCTTGCTCTTGACCTAGTAATATG GTTTTATCTAGAAAACTCTATTCTTGACAAGTATGTCCGCTATAACCTTACAGTCTACCCAGTGCTGATAATAGCTCTGACTGGCAGCGCATGCAAGAACTTCTCGTTTTCATCCCTGACgacaaacagcatttttatag TTGTTCTGCTGGCAGTGACTTGCTTGATCTTTGCTGTTCGGCTGGGACTAGTCACATGGAGACACTGTAAGAGACCACTGGAAGCACCAGAAACAACAGCCCCATCAGACACAGTGGCCTGA